Proteins encoded by one window of Marixanthomonas sp. SCSIO 43207:
- the pruA gene encoding L-glutamate gamma-semialdehyde dehydrogenase — translation MGKGFFDVPVAENEPVLSYAPGTPEREEVLKAYKELYNSTVDVPLYINGKHIETGDTATMAPPHDHKHALGVYHKAEKKHIEDAIAGSLEARKKWAAMPWDNRAAIFLRAAELIAGPYRAKINAATMLAQSKNIYQAEIDSACELIDFLRFNVQYMSEIYSEQPESTSAAWNRLEYRPLEGFVYAITPFNFTAIAGNLPASAALMGNVAIWKPSDSQVYSAKVVLDVFKEAGVPDGVINMVMGDPEMITDTILASPDFSGLHFTGSTTVFKNIWQQIGNNIHNYKSYPRIVGETGGKDFIIAHKTSNPKQVATAISRGAFEFQGQKCSAASRCYIPKSIWEDVKKYVQEDVKSFKMGSPENMENFITAVIHEAAFDKLAGYIDQAKKDDNAEIIAGGEYDKSEGYFIQPTVIKTEDPKYTTMCTELFGPVVTIYVYEDDKWEETLHLVDETSEYALTGAVFSEDRYALQQGVEILENAAGNFYLNDKPTGAVVGHQPFGGARASGTNDKAGSKLNLYRWISPRMVKETFVSPTDYRYPFMG, via the coding sequence ATGGGAAAAGGATTTTTTGATGTTCCGGTAGCAGAAAACGAACCAGTTTTAAGCTACGCTCCCGGAACTCCAGAACGAGAAGAAGTTTTAAAAGCATATAAAGAGCTATACAACAGCACAGTAGACGTGCCTCTATATATTAACGGAAAACACATTGAAACTGGAGATACTGCTACTATGGCTCCTCCTCACGATCACAAACATGCATTAGGTGTGTATCATAAAGCCGAAAAAAAGCATATTGAAGATGCTATTGCAGGATCGCTTGAGGCTAGAAAAAAATGGGCTGCTATGCCCTGGGATAATCGCGCTGCTATTTTTCTACGTGCTGCAGAACTGATTGCCGGACCGTACCGAGCAAAAATCAATGCAGCAACTATGCTAGCTCAATCAAAAAATATTTACCAAGCTGAAATCGACTCGGCCTGTGAATTGATAGATTTTTTACGTTTCAACGTACAATATATGAGCGAAATATACTCAGAGCAACCTGAGTCTACTTCGGCAGCTTGGAACCGTCTAGAATACCGCCCTCTTGAAGGATTTGTCTATGCAATTACTCCTTTCAATTTTACAGCCATTGCCGGAAACCTTCCCGCAAGTGCTGCATTAATGGGTAACGTAGCTATCTGGAAACCTAGTGACAGCCAAGTTTACTCAGCAAAAGTTGTTCTTGATGTATTTAAAGAAGCTGGAGTTCCTGATGGTGTAATTAACATGGTGATGGGTGATCCAGAAATGATCACAGATACTATTTTAGCAAGTCCAGATTTCAGTGGATTACACTTCACCGGTTCTACAACTGTATTCAAAAACATTTGGCAACAAATAGGAAACAACATCCACAATTATAAATCATACCCACGTATTGTTGGAGAAACTGGTGGTAAAGATTTTATAATTGCTCATAAAACCTCAAACCCAAAGCAAGTAGCAACAGCTATTTCAAGAGGTGCTTTTGAGTTTCAGGGTCAAAAATGTAGTGCTGCCAGTCGTTGCTACATTCCGAAGAGCATTTGGGAAGATGTAAAAAAATACGTTCAAGAAGATGTAAAGTCTTTTAAAATGGGCTCTCCGGAAAATATGGAAAATTTTATCACCGCTGTCATTCACGAGGCTGCTTTTGACAAATTGGCTGGTTATATTGATCAAGCTAAAAAAGATGATAACGCTGAAATTATTGCGGGTGGAGAGTATGATAAAAGTGAAGGCTATTTTATTCAGCCTACGGTAATTAAAACTGAAGATCCAAAATACACTACAATGTGTACCGAGCTTTTCGGTCCAGTAGTAACTATTTATGTTTATGAAGATGACAAATGGGAAGAAACGCTTCACCTTGTTGACGAAACAAGTGAGTACGCTTTAACCGGAGCTGTGTTTAGCGAAGATCGTTACGCTCTTCAACAAGGAGTTGAAATTCTTGAAAATGCTGCCGGAAACTTCTACTTAAACGATAAACCAACAGGAGCTGTTGTAGGTCATCAGCCTTTTGGCGGAGCAAGAGCAAGTGGAACCAATGACAAAGCTGGTAGTAAATTAAACTTATACAGATGGATTTCGCCACGTATGGTTAAAGAAACGTTTGTTTCACCAACAGATTATAGATATCCGTTTATGGGTTAA
- a CDS encoding Omp28-related outer membrane protein: MLINKNKVFRNQEVEFTIVDPDGEDVTSESTIYVNDTEIAGNTFSSADIGNFEVYASYMISGETFETETKTFEVFIPKRKVVIEDYTGTWCGYCPRVAAAIEDAHEATDDIAVVAIHKTSSSSPDPMHFDDIQILIDEYEVGGLPQARINRSINWANPHPLTDVTSIAGEDTNVSISIKSTLSGNNLVVNTNVMYENGSVEGDKIVVYLLENGILYDQTNYYNENESSPFYGLGDPIPDFEHNEVLRVSMTNVLGDEIPVTSAFETYNKTLSTSIPGEYVKDNLSLVVMIVDANNTAKNAQYADVGIEKEFE, encoded by the coding sequence TTGTTAATCAACAAAAATAAAGTTTTTAGAAATCAAGAAGTAGAATTCACTATAGTTGATCCAGATGGAGAAGATGTTACTTCTGAATCTACTATTTATGTCAACGATACCGAAATAGCCGGAAATACATTTTCTTCTGCAGATATAGGTAATTTTGAGGTGTACGCATCATATATGATATCTGGAGAAACATTTGAGACCGAAACAAAAACTTTTGAAGTATTTATACCAAAACGTAAAGTTGTTATAGAGGATTATACCGGAACTTGGTGTGGATATTGTCCGCGAGTTGCGGCTGCGATAGAAGATGCTCACGAAGCAACAGATGATATTGCCGTTGTAGCTATTCATAAAACATCAAGTAGCAGTCCAGACCCTATGCACTTTGATGATATTCAGATATTAATTGATGAATATGAAGTAGGTGGTCTGCCACAAGCCAGAATTAATAGAAGTATTAATTGGGCTAACCCACATCCTCTTACCGATGTTACATCTATAGCAGGAGAAGATACCAATGTTAGTATCTCAATAAAATCAACATTAAGTGGTAATAATTTGGTTGTAAATACCAACGTAATGTATGAAAATGGCTCTGTTGAAGGAGATAAAATAGTAGTTTATCTACTTGAAAACGGAATTTTATATGACCAAACAAACTATTATAATGAAAATGAAAGCAGCCCGTTTTATGGTTTAGGAGACCCTATTCCAGATTTTGAACACAACGAGGTGTTACGTGTTTCAATGACCAATGTTCTTGGTGATGAAATACCTGTAACCTCTGCTTTTGAAACCTATAATAAAACTCTTTCAACTTCTATTCCCGGAGAGTATGTAAAAGATAATTTAAGTTTGGTAGTAATGATTGTTGATGCTAACAATACAGCAAAAAATGCTCAATATGCTGATGTTGGTATAGAAAAAGAATTTGAATAA
- a CDS encoding T9SS type A sorting domain-containing protein produces MRVYDGEGTIIFETNGSYGSGARGGFSSNGTLNIDENNVSKLAIYPNPASDILNIQNAENSTIQIFDITGKLLISRSNISNNAQIDVASLTTGTYFVKIANGNKFQTQKLIIAQ; encoded by the coding sequence GTGCGAGTATATGACGGTGAAGGAACTATAATTTTTGAAACAAACGGAAGCTACGGTTCGGGCGCTAGAGGAGGTTTCTCGTCAAACGGAACTTTAAACATTGACGAGAACAATGTAAGTAAATTAGCCATATATCCTAATCCAGCAAGCGATATTTTAAACATTCAAAATGCTGAAAACTCAACTATTCAAATATTTGATATTACAGGAAAATTATTAATATCTCGAAGCAATATTTCAAACAATGCACAAATAGATGTTGCAAGTCTTACAACAGGAACTTATTTTGTGAAAATTGCTAACGGAAATAAATTTCAGACACAAAAATTAATTATTGCTCAATAA
- a CDS encoding NUDIX hydrolase, protein MKYSLKNQRIVFDDHYKILKAETAYDTFSGSTIKTERLAFHRGDSVGIILFEKDTQSILLTKQFRYPTTQHNEGWILEIPAGSLEENENSATCVKREVLEELGYKINDVTLISEFYTSPGGSTERLYLFYAEVLSNDKTSEGGGVADEHEDIQLVKIPISEIPQILSEKIIDAKSIIGLQWFLFQK, encoded by the coding sequence ATGAAATATTCCTTAAAAAACCAACGTATTGTTTTTGATGATCATTATAAAATTCTGAAAGCAGAAACAGCATATGATACCTTTTCTGGTTCAACAATAAAAACCGAAAGACTAGCTTTTCACAGAGGTGATTCTGTTGGTATTATATTGTTTGAAAAAGATACACAAAGCATCTTGCTCACAAAGCAATTTAGATACCCTACTACGCAACACAACGAAGGATGGATTTTGGAGATCCCCGCAGGATCACTTGAGGAAAATGAAAACAGCGCAACCTGTGTAAAACGGGAAGTCTTGGAAGAACTCGGGTATAAAATCAATGATGTAACGTTAATTTCAGAGTTTTACACTTCGCCGGGAGGTTCTACAGAGCGTCTGTACCTTTTTTATGCTGAAGTACTCTCAAACGATAAAACCAGTGAAGGAGGTGGCGTAGCAGACGAGCATGAAGACATACAACTTGTTAAAATTCCAATTTCTGAAATTCCACAAATTCTTTCAGAAAAAATAATTGATGCTAAGTCAATCATTGGTTTACAATGGTTCTTGTTTCAGAAATAA
- the rsmG gene encoding 16S rRNA (guanine(527)-N(7))-methyltransferase RsmG: protein MDLILKYFPQLSGNQQDQFEKLEALYHDWNLKINVVSRKDIDELYLRHVLHSLAIAKVQQFNKGANILDVGTGGGFPGIPLAILFPETNFHLVDSIGKKIKVVEEVTKGLNLQNVKITNDRVEQIDGQYDFIVSRAVAQMETFVRWVKGRVAKKSKHELKNGILYLKGGDLSEELANFPKATIYNLPHYFEEEFFETKSVVHLPLKYKG from the coding sequence ATGGATTTAATTTTAAAGTACTTTCCTCAACTTTCAGGTAATCAACAAGATCAATTTGAAAAGCTAGAGGCGTTATATCACGATTGGAATTTAAAAATCAATGTAGTATCTCGTAAAGATATTGATGAATTATACCTACGTCACGTTCTTCATTCATTGGCAATTGCAAAAGTTCAACAGTTTAATAAAGGCGCAAACATTCTTGATGTAGGTACAGGCGGTGGTTTTCCTGGAATTCCGTTGGCAATTCTTTTTCCTGAAACCAATTTTCACCTGGTAGATAGCATCGGAAAAAAAATAAAAGTTGTTGAAGAAGTTACAAAAGGATTAAACCTTCAAAATGTAAAAATTACCAATGATCGTGTAGAACAAATTGACGGTCAATATGATTTTATTGTAAGCCGAGCAGTTGCCCAGATGGAAACTTTTGTGCGTTGGGTAAAAGGTAGAGTAGCCAAAAAAAGTAAACACGAACTCAAAAACGGTATTTTATATTTAAAAGGCGGCGATTTAAGTGAAGAGCTTGCCAACTTCCCTAAAGCTACTATTTATAATTTGCCCCATTATTTTGAAGAAGAATTTTTTGAAACCAAAAGCGTGGTTCATCTTCCTTTAAAATACAAAGGGTAG
- a CDS encoding acyl-CoA desaturase: MNTPQVKFSRIDSAKFFRTLNKRVNSYFKENNIKRTGNWKLHLKSVIMFSLYLTPYFLLLTLDVPTWAQILFTIIMGVGMAGVGMNVMHDANHGSYSSKKWINKLMGSSMYILAGNVYNWQVQHNVLHHTYTNIHGHDEDMEAGRVIRFSKHAKWRRFHKFQQYYSVLLYGLLTFNWAITTDFKQTKRYLAKKLAYGKLPKPITQWSILIITKLIYMGIWIVIPILFFNIAWWKILIGFFIMHYVAGLILSIVFQLAHIVEDTEMPLPDKTGNMKNTWAIHQLFTTVNFSTKNKIVNWFTGGLNHQVEHHIFPNISHIHYSKISEIVKQTTTEFNLPYYEYKTTRSAIVAHFKHLKKMGLKPSLSA, encoded by the coding sequence GTGAACACCCCTCAAGTAAAATTTTCTCGTATAGACTCAGCCAAGTTTTTTAGAACTTTAAACAAACGTGTAAACTCATACTTTAAAGAGAATAACATAAAACGAACAGGAAACTGGAAATTACACCTTAAGTCTGTAATTATGTTTTCACTGTACTTAACTCCTTATTTTTTATTATTAACACTTGATGTACCTACTTGGGCACAAATTTTATTTACTATTATTATGGGAGTTGGTATGGCAGGCGTTGGTATGAACGTGATGCACGATGCCAATCACGGTTCCTACTCTTCAAAAAAATGGATAAACAAACTTATGGGTAGCAGTATGTACATCTTAGCCGGTAATGTTTACAACTGGCAAGTACAGCATAATGTTTTACACCATACATATACCAATATTCATGGCCATGATGAAGATATGGAAGCCGGTCGTGTGATTAGGTTTTCAAAGCACGCAAAATGGAGACGCTTTCATAAGTTTCAACAATACTACAGCGTTTTGCTATACGGTCTACTCACCTTTAATTGGGCGATTACTACAGATTTTAAACAAACCAAACGCTACTTGGCAAAAAAACTAGCATACGGTAAATTACCCAAACCAATCACCCAATGGAGTATTTTAATTATAACTAAGTTAATCTACATGGGAATATGGATTGTAATACCAATCTTGTTTTTTAATATTGCTTGGTGGAAAATCCTAATTGGGTTTTTTATTATGCATTATGTAGCCGGACTTATTTTAAGCATTGTTTTTCAATTGGCTCATATTGTTGAAGATACCGAAATGCCATTACCAGACAAAACTGGTAATATGAAAAACACTTGGGCAATACATCAACTATTTACCACTGTAAATTTTTCAACCAAAAACAAAATTGTAAATTGGTTTACTGGCGGATTAAACCATCAAGTAGAGCATCATATTTTTCCGAATATAAGCCATATTCACTATTCAAAAATTTCTGAAATAGTAAAGCAAACAACAACAGAGTTTAATCTTCCGTATTACGAATATAAAACAACCCGAAGCGCAATTGTAGCTCATTTTAAACACTTGAAAAAAATGGGTCTCAAGCCTTCATTATCCGCATAA
- a CDS encoding pyridoxal phosphate-dependent aminotransferase, producing MNKRLSDRVNKMATSATLAMAAKARELREEGKDIIGLSLGEPDFTVPEFVKDAAIKAIEDDYHAYTPVDGYGELKQAIIKKFKRDNNLDYTPTQIVVSTGAKQSLANIAQVLLNEGDEVLLPAPYWVSYSDIVKVAEGVPVEIKTNINSDFKVTPEALEAAITPKTKMIMYSSPCNPSGSVYSKEELRALADVLVKYPDIIVVSDEIYEHINFTGQHASMAQFDDMYDRTVTVNGVSKAYAMTGWRIGFIGAPEWIAKACTKMQGQVTSGTNCIAQRATITALEESPEKIQYMVSAFKSRRKLILDLLSEIPGMKTNEPEGAFYVFPDISSFFGKTLHGKKINNATDFSLLLLEKALVATVTGEAFGDPNCIRISYAASENDIIEALKRIKETLS from the coding sequence ATGAATAAAAGACTTTCTGACCGCGTAAATAAAATGGCCACTTCTGCCACCCTTGCAATGGCAGCAAAAGCTAGAGAACTTAGAGAAGAAGGAAAAGACATTATTGGCCTTAGCCTAGGTGAGCCAGATTTTACTGTACCTGAATTTGTTAAAGATGCAGCCATCAAAGCAATTGAAGACGATTACCACGCTTATACACCTGTTGATGGTTATGGAGAGTTGAAACAAGCTATTATCAAAAAGTTTAAAAGAGATAACAACCTTGATTATACACCTACACAAATTGTTGTTTCAACAGGGGCAAAACAATCTCTTGCAAATATTGCTCAAGTTCTGCTTAATGAAGGAGATGAAGTATTATTGCCGGCTCCTTACTGGGTAAGTTATAGCGATATTGTGAAAGTTGCAGAAGGAGTTCCGGTTGAGATAAAAACCAATATCAATAGTGACTTTAAAGTTACTCCAGAAGCACTAGAAGCCGCTATAACCCCAAAGACAAAAATGATAATGTACAGCTCTCCCTGTAACCCAAGTGGCTCTGTATACAGCAAAGAAGAATTACGTGCGCTAGCAGACGTTCTCGTTAAATATCCAGACATAATTGTTGTTAGTGATGAAATTTATGAACATATAAACTTTACTGGACAGCACGCTTCTATGGCTCAATTTGACGATATGTATGACCGTACCGTCACGGTAAACGGAGTATCAAAAGCATATGCAATGACCGGCTGGCGAATTGGCTTTATAGGCGCTCCAGAATGGATTGCAAAAGCCTGTACCAAAATGCAAGGTCAAGTAACCAGTGGTACCAATTGTATTGCTCAACGCGCTACAATTACAGCCTTAGAAGAATCTCCAGAAAAAATTCAATATATGGTTTCTGCTTTTAAAAGCAGACGAAAACTTATTTTAGACCTTCTTTCTGAAATACCAGGTATGAAAACCAATGAACCAGAAGGTGCTTTCTATGTATTTCCAGATATATCAAGTTTCTTCGGAAAAACTTTACACGGCAAGAAGATTAATAACGCTACCGACTTTTCATTGCTTCTTTTAGAAAAAGCATTAGTAGCAACAGTTACAGGAGAAGCCTTTGGAGACCCAAATTGTATAAGAATATCATATGCAGCTTCAGAAAACGATATAATTGAAGCTTTGAAGCGAATTAAAGAAACTCTTTCTTAA
- the purT gene encoding formate-dependent phosphoribosylglycinamide formyltransferase — MATILLLGSGELGKEFTIAAQRLGQKIIAVDSYKNAPAMQVADHFEIINMLDGDALDALVEKHKPDYIVPEIEAIRTERFYEYEKQGFTVVPSAKAANYTMNRKSIRDLVSKELGIKTADYRYATSAESLQKAVSEIGMPCVVKPLMSSSGKGQSTIKTEADIAKAWQYSQEGSRGDVAEVIVEAFVNFNYEITVLTVTQRNGKTLFCPPIGHRQERGDYMESWQPAAMESTHLKTAQDMAAKVTEALTGAGIWGVEFFVADDGVYFSELSPRPHDTGMVTLANTQNFNEFELHARAVLGLPIPEVTQERIGANAVILAPDFSENPTYEGLDKVAAESKCDFRIFGKPTSRPYRRMGIVFTYDSLEASVNDATKKARELADKVLVKV, encoded by the coding sequence ATGGCGACAATACTTTTATTGGGCAGCGGTGAGTTAGGCAAAGAATTTACCATTGCCGCACAACGTCTAGGTCAAAAAATTATAGCAGTAGATAGTTATAAAAACGCTCCTGCCATGCAAGTAGCAGATCATTTTGAAATTATAAACATGCTCGACGGTGATGCTCTAGATGCCCTCGTAGAAAAACATAAACCTGACTATATTGTTCCTGAAATTGAAGCCATTCGTACGGAGCGCTTTTATGAATACGAAAAACAAGGCTTCACAGTAGTTCCATCTGCAAAAGCAGCAAATTATACCATGAACCGAAAATCAATCCGTGATTTGGTTTCAAAAGAATTAGGTATAAAAACCGCAGATTATCGTTATGCCACCTCAGCCGAAAGTTTGCAAAAAGCAGTTTCAGAAATAGGAATGCCTTGCGTTGTAAAACCCTTAATGTCTTCAAGCGGAAAAGGACAAAGCACTATTAAAACCGAAGCCGATATAGCAAAAGCTTGGCAATACTCACAAGAAGGCTCACGAGGTGATGTTGCCGAAGTAATTGTAGAGGCATTTGTAAATTTTAATTATGAAATTACTGTGTTAACCGTAACGCAGCGCAATGGAAAAACACTATTCTGTCCGCCAATTGGCCATAGACAAGAGCGAGGAGACTATATGGAAAGTTGGCAACCCGCTGCTATGGAGAGTACTCACTTAAAAACAGCTCAAGATATGGCAGCCAAAGTAACCGAAGCACTTACTGGAGCCGGAATTTGGGGAGTTGAGTTTTTTGTAGCAGATGACGGTGTATATTTTTCTGAATTATCACCAAGACCTCATGACACTGGAATGGTCACTCTTGCTAACACACAGAATTTTAATGAATTTGAACTACATGCCAGAGCTGTTTTAGGACTACCTATACCAGAAGTAACACAAGAACGAATAGGAGCTAATGCTGTAATACTAGCACCTGATTTTTCAGAAAACCCTACTTATGAAGGTCTAGACAAGGTTGCAGCCGAAAGTAAATGTGATTTCAGAATTTTTGGAAAGCCAACATCGCGTCCATATAGAAGAATGGGAATTGTTTTTACATATGACTCGCTTGAAGCTTCTGTTAATGATGCAACTAAAAAAGCAAGAGAGCTCGCCGATAAGGTTTTGGTTAAAGTTTAA
- a CDS encoding TrkH family potassium uptake protein, whose product MRSFSRLNLKLILHLLGLLLAVNAGFMLLSALVSYIYDDGVVLQMFNAAIVTLAIGSVTMLVTKNHRKEIQKREGYIIVTFGWLCMSIFGTLPYLFTGAIPSITNAFFETMSGYTTTGASILSDIESIPEGVLFWRSITHWIGGMGIIVLAIAILPLLGIGGMQLFSAEAPGPGGDKLHPRITDTAKRLWVIYVSYTLIETLLLKLAGMSFFDAINHSLSTLSTGGFSTKNASVAYWNDQPIIQYIIIIFMFLAGTNFVLSYFAFKTKFSKVLQDDEFKWYTIAIVSFTVIATLLIYFKADISLSSIDHPMVWGRFESALRHGLFQVLAIVTTTGFVSADYTLWTPFLAVFFFGLMFLGGSAGSTAGGIKIVRHLIMIKNGILEFKRSLHPNAILPVRYNNRAVGQPIVYNILGFFILYMLSFIMGVLVFSWLGLDFKTALGGAASTLGNVGPALGDLGPVNNFGALPAAAKWWASFLMLIGRLELFTVLILLTPFFWRNR is encoded by the coding sequence ATGCGATCCTTTTCAAGGCTTAATCTAAAACTTATACTTCACTTGCTCGGTTTACTTCTTGCAGTAAATGCGGGGTTTATGCTGTTATCTGCTCTGGTAAGTTATATTTATGATGATGGCGTTGTATTGCAAATGTTTAATGCTGCTATTGTAACATTGGCTATTGGTAGTGTAACTATGCTAGTTACAAAAAACCACCGAAAAGAAATTCAAAAGAGAGAAGGTTATATTATTGTAACTTTTGGATGGCTGTGTATGTCTATTTTTGGTACACTGCCTTATTTATTTACCGGTGCTATTCCTAGTATAACCAATGCCTTTTTTGAAACAATGAGTGGGTATACCACTACAGGGGCATCAATATTAAGTGATATAGAAAGTATTCCTGAGGGAGTATTATTTTGGCGCAGCATAACACACTGGATAGGAGGGATGGGTATAATCGTTTTGGCTATTGCTATTCTTCCTTTATTAGGAATTGGTGGGATGCAATTGTTTTCTGCGGAAGCACCAGGTCCTGGAGGCGATAAATTACACCCTAGAATTACAGATACAGCTAAGCGCTTATGGGTTATTTATGTATCATACACACTTATTGAAACTTTACTGCTGAAACTAGCAGGAATGAGTTTTTTTGATGCTATTAATCACTCGTTGAGTACATTAAGTACGGGAGGTTTTTCTACCAAAAACGCAAGTGTAGCTTATTGGAACGATCAACCAATAATACAATATATTATCATAATCTTTATGTTTTTGGCAGGTACCAACTTTGTGTTAAGTTATTTTGCCTTTAAAACTAAGTTTTCAAAAGTTTTGCAAGATGATGAATTTAAGTGGTATACCATTGCTATTGTATCTTTTACCGTAATAGCAACACTTTTAATCTATTTTAAAGCTGATATTTCGCTTTCGTCAATAGATCATCCTATGGTTTGGGGAAGATTTGAGAGTGCTTTGAGACATGGATTGTTTCAGGTTTTAGCAATAGTAACAACTACCGGGTTTGTCTCTGCAGATTATACATTATGGACTCCTTTTCTAGCGGTTTTCTTCTTTGGTTTAATGTTTTTAGGAGGTTCGGCGGGTTCTACAGCAGGAGGAATAAAAATAGTGCGTCATTTGATAATGATTAAAAACGGAATTTTAGAATTTAAAAGGTCGTTACATCCCAATGCTATTTTACCGGTACGTTATAACAATAGGGCTGTAGGTCAACCTATCGTTTATAATATTTTAGGATTCTTTATTTTGTATATGCTTTCCTTTATTATGGGTGTTTTGGTGTTTTCTTGGTTGGGATTAGATTTTAAAACAGCTCTAGGAGGTGCTGCTTCTACTCTAGGAAATGTGGGGCCGGCTTTAGGTGACTTAGGTCCTGTGAATAATTTTGGGGCGCTTCCAGCGGCTGCAAAATGGTGGGCATCTTTTTTAATGTTGATAGGTCGTCTTGAATTATTTACTGTATTAATTTTACTTACCCCTTTCTTTTGGCGTAATAGGTAA
- the trkA gene encoding Trk system potassium transporter TrkA gives MKIIIAGAGEVGFHLAKLLSFESQDITLIDTNKESIAYADTHLDIRVVKGDATSISVLKDSKVDSTDLVIAVTSSETTNITVCVLAKQLGAKRTVARISNTEFIDKKEEVGFTRFGIDELISPESLAASEIALLLNQSAFNDTYEFEEGALTMIGLNLPRTAVFVGRTVKEVGQKYSDLKYVPLAIQRFGTQYTLIPRGDTQFKEGDQVYFTTTEKGVDEIYQLTGKVKQEIKNVMILGGSKIGYKTARDLCKNSFKVKLIESNKDKAFDIADDIPSCLVINGDGRNVDLLQEESINEMDAFISVTGNSETNIMSCLVAKSKGVKKTIALVENMDYFQLSQSIGIDTLINKKLLAANNIFRYVRKGEVVAMTKLNNMNAELLEFIVTPSSKVCDKKIKDIDLPRSAIIGGVVRENEGIIALGDFRIKNGDRIVICCLPQSIAKVEKLFV, from the coding sequence ATGAAGATTATTATTGCTGGTGCCGGCGAAGTGGGATTTCATTTAGCTAAGCTGCTTTCCTTCGAGTCTCAGGATATAACACTTATTGATACTAATAAAGAATCTATAGCCTATGCAGATACGCATTTGGATATTCGAGTGGTTAAAGGAGATGCAACTTCTATTTCGGTTTTAAAGGATTCAAAAGTAGATTCTACAGATTTAGTTATCGCTGTAACATCTAGTGAGACTACCAATATTACCGTTTGTGTTTTAGCAAAACAATTAGGAGCAAAGCGAACTGTAGCGCGTATTTCAAATACCGAGTTTATTGATAAAAAAGAAGAGGTTGGATTTACACGCTTTGGTATCGACGAACTTATTTCTCCTGAGTCACTTGCCGCTAGCGAAATCGCTTTATTATTAAACCAAAGTGCATTTAATGATACCTATGAATTTGAAGAAGGAGCACTTACCATGATTGGTTTAAACCTGCCTAGAACAGCTGTTTTTGTGGGTAGAACAGTAAAGGAAGTGGGGCAAAAATATTCAGATTTAAAATATGTTCCGCTGGCAATTCAACGTTTTGGTACACAATATACCCTTATACCACGAGGGGATACTCAGTTTAAAGAAGGAGACCAAGTCTATTTTACAACTACTGAAAAAGGAGTTGATGAAATATATCAATTAACAGGAAAAGTAAAGCAGGAAATTAAAAATGTAATGATCTTGGGCGGAAGTAAAATAGGCTATAAAACCGCAAGAGATTTATGTAAAAATAGCTTTAAGGTAAAATTGATTGAGAGCAATAAGGATAAAGCATTTGATATTGCAGATGATATTCCTAGTTGCTTGGTTATTAATGGTGATGGCAGAAATGTAGATTTACTTCAAGAAGAATCTATAAATGAAATGGATGCTTTTATTTCTGTAACAGGAAATAGTGAAACCAATATAATGTCGTGTTTGGTGGCAAAATCTAAAGGAGTAAAAAAGACCATCGCTCTTGTTGAGAATATGGATTATTTTCAACTCTCACAGTCTATTGGCATTGATACATTAATAAATAAAAAATTATTAGCAGCCAATAATATTTTTAGGTATGTTCGCAAGGGTGAAGTAGTTGCAATGACCAAGCTTAACAACATGAATGCAGAGTTGTTGGAGTTTATTGTAACACCTTCTTCAAAAGTTTGTGATAAGAAAATAAAAGATATAGATCTTCCAAGGTCTGCAATCATTGGCGGGGTAGTAAGAGAAAATGAAGGCATCATTGCTTTAGGTGATTTCAGAATAAAAAATGGAGACCGTATCGTTATTTGTTGTTTACCACAATCAATTGCCAAGGTTGAAAAACTATTTGTTTAA